From Vibrio fortis, a single genomic window includes:
- a CDS encoding MATE family efflux transporter, protein MRSTYRHLDKEFWQKLIQIGLPVSLQTMMFSLLGVVDIFMVNQLGDAATAAVGVGNRIFFFNLIMVSGISGAVSVLASQYFGAGDFNGIRRTLAQSWALSVLAIIPFVGIYILAPESVVSVVASDPDYVQLATDYLWITGASLIGTAVVVPLESALRSVGEAKLPTKISILAILVNVVLNALLIFGLLGFPELGVVGAAIGTTVSRFVQTIALLFIAKKHYANLFPTIDNWRDALLAKHRKKYLTIAMPMLIHDTAWAGGLLIYNVIVGQMGVGELAIISLLSPVESILISAFMGFAVAASIVLGNEIGAKNYQRVENTAWGYVLVSCGLAMLLALLCFIAKPIIVYLVDLTHLELKETAVNVTLVIALGMVLRVFNMVGIGGVLKSGGDINYSIFIDLFGQWAIGIPLAYYTALVLGWPLEWVMLIVLAEELIKIALTSQRINSKKWINNLIEEQPSTTT, encoded by the coding sequence ATGCGTTCTACATATCGTCATTTAGACAAAGAGTTCTGGCAAAAACTGATCCAGATAGGATTACCGGTATCACTGCAGACTATGATGTTTTCCCTGCTTGGCGTGGTTGATATATTCATGGTCAATCAACTTGGCGATGCAGCAACGGCCGCGGTGGGTGTTGGAAACCGAATTTTTTTCTTCAACCTAATAATGGTTTCTGGAATTAGTGGTGCAGTAAGTGTGCTAGCTTCGCAATATTTTGGGGCGGGTGATTTTAATGGTATTCGCCGCACACTAGCTCAATCGTGGGCGCTGTCTGTTTTAGCCATTATTCCGTTCGTTGGTATCTATATCTTGGCTCCTGAATCTGTTGTGTCTGTTGTGGCCTCAGACCCAGATTACGTTCAATTGGCAACGGATTACCTTTGGATAACAGGAGCCAGCCTAATTGGTACTGCTGTCGTCGTGCCACTCGAAAGCGCGTTGCGATCGGTGGGTGAAGCCAAATTACCAACTAAGATCAGTATCTTGGCTATTTTGGTCAACGTTGTGCTTAATGCACTGCTTATTTTTGGTTTATTGGGTTTCCCAGAGCTTGGCGTCGTCGGCGCTGCCATCGGCACCACTGTATCTAGGTTTGTACAGACTATTGCTTTGCTCTTTATAGCTAAAAAACATTACGCAAATTTATTCCCAACCATAGATAATTGGCGCGACGCACTCCTTGCGAAACACAGGAAGAAATACCTGACTATCGCGATGCCGATGCTGATTCACGACACGGCTTGGGCTGGCGGGCTATTAATCTACAATGTCATCGTTGGTCAAATGGGCGTGGGTGAGCTAGCGATCATCTCTTTGCTATCCCCCGTAGAAAGCATTTTGATCTCAGCGTTTATGGGATTTGCTGTTGCAGCCTCTATCGTTCTGGGTAACGAAATAGGCGCTAAGAATTACCAAAGAGTCGAGAATACAGCTTGGGGTTATGTGTTAGTGAGTTGTGGGCTCGCAATGTTACTTGCACTGCTCTGTTTCATCGCAAAACCTATCATCGTCTACTTAGTCGATTTAACTCACTTGGAGCTAAAAGAAACCGCGGTAAATGTCACTTTGGTTATCGCTCTGGGTATGGTTCTAAGGGTATTCAATATGGTTGGGATTGGCGGCGTACTAAAAAGCGGCGGCGATATTAACTACAGCATTTTTATTGACCTGTTTGGCCAATGGGCGATTGGTATACCACTCGCCTACTACACTGCGCTTGTTTTAGGCTGGCCACTAGAATGGGTTATGTTGATCGTATTGGCTGAAGAGCTAATCAAAATTGCGCTAACAAGCCAAAGAATTAACTCGAAGAAATGGATTAATAATCTCATCGAAGAACAACCAAGCACGACCACGTAA
- a CDS encoding ATP-dependent zinc protease family protein: protein MYNWKAIITLMLSGGLVACSTTSQVPVEPEQKPQIEQPVVDDSSKADEKDGEASKEPATEPEKEPEEVVKPAEPEKKPVPPKEPEKMIKTADGKLILGEEEWVYVPGLEESFRARVDTGATTSSISAIDIVPFERDGKDWVKFKIEHDGIKSKEVSLPVERWVKIKQSSAEGTQRRAVIVANIQIGDLKDKTEFTLADRTHLKYPLLLGRSFFRDVAVVDVSKKYVQAKVK from the coding sequence ATGTACAATTGGAAAGCAATTATAACCCTGATGTTAAGTGGTGGCCTTGTTGCTTGTTCTACGACGAGTCAAGTTCCTGTCGAGCCAGAGCAGAAACCACAAATCGAACAACCTGTTGTTGACGATTCAAGCAAAGCGGATGAAAAAGACGGTGAGGCTTCTAAAGAGCCGGCAACTGAACCTGAAAAAGAGCCAGAAGAAGTTGTAAAGCCAGCCGAGCCAGAAAAGAAACCAGTACCACCTAAAGAACCTGAAAAGATGATCAAAACCGCTGATGGTAAATTGATTCTTGGGGAAGAAGAGTGGGTATACGTTCCTGGGTTAGAAGAGTCATTTAGAGCACGTGTTGATACAGGCGCGACAACTTCTTCAATCAGCGCAATTGATATTGTCCCATTCGAGCGTGATGGAAAAGACTGGGTTAAGTTCAAAATTGAACACGATGGCATCAAGAGCAAAGAAGTGAGCCTGCCTGTAGAGCGCTGGGTTAAGATCAAGCAGTCTAGTGCGGAAGGTACACAACGTCGTGCTGTGATCGTTGCCAATATTCAAATTGGTGATCTTAAAGATAAAACGGAATTCACATTAGCTGATCGTACGCACCTAAAATACCCATTATTGCTAGGCCGTAGCTTCTTCAGAGATGTTGCGGTTGTTGATGTAAGCAAGAAATACGTTCAAGCTAAAGTGAAATAA
- the nrdG gene encoding anaerobic ribonucleoside-triphosphate reductase-activating protein codes for MNYHQYHPIDVVNGPGTRCTLFVSGCVHQCRGCYNQSTQRLDSGHLFTQALEDHIIADLNDERIKRRGLSLSGGDPLHPANVADVLKLVKRVKSECQGKDIWMWTGYELDELDEKQKEVLNYIDTLIDGRFEQEKADPSLDWRGSSNQIIHRFTDI; via the coding sequence ATGAATTACCATCAATATCATCCAATCGACGTGGTTAATGGCCCTGGCACACGCTGCACCTTGTTTGTTTCTGGGTGTGTTCATCAGTGCCGTGGTTGTTACAATCAGTCGACGCAGCGATTGGACTCTGGGCACTTGTTTACACAGGCGCTTGAAGACCACATTATTGCTGATCTGAATGATGAGAGGATCAAGCGTCGTGGTTTGTCTTTGTCTGGTGGTGACCCATTGCATCCAGCCAATGTTGCGGATGTCTTAAAGTTGGTAAAGCGCGTAAAAAGCGAATGCCAAGGTAAAGATATCTGGATGTGGACGGGCTATGAGTTAGATGAACTCGATGAGAAACAGAAAGAGGTGTTGAACTATATCGATACTTTAATTGATGGTCGTTTCGAACAAGAGAAGGCGGACCCAAGTTTAGATTGGCGCGGTAGCTCTAACCAAATCATCCATCGTTTTACAGATATCTAA
- a CDS encoding methyl-accepting chemotaxis protein, producing the protein MGGNSMSIKNKLTLIFVVIIFAMTMIQTYVTGKQLLNETYRSVQQYSNTLTTSNVSGIEKWIEGRINVVNAAKDAFKYTSSPESYFTQSTNAGRFQIAYAGLSDGRFLQGVDLPVPEGYDPRTRDWYKTPMAQGRTVVTEPYLDVATNELVVTIASPFNTNGYSGVIGADLNLTALVNDIVNVEQPGVYAFLVDGSGKIVAHKDRSLTLKSVSNISNNLSAQKIKAIASSPEFEELLIGGSESFLSAQKVPHTDWYFTIVIDKTKSFASYRSLLRQSAIFGMLQLVVIAFVAMFVIKKALAPLTTLSTAMEALSKGNGDLTQRISVNSKDEIGTLALHVNAFIAKLQEIVRDIAHSSSQLNEQSEVSTNVARQTSDGLAVQLHEISQIATAVHEMSATAEEVANNAQMTADSAISSTENCEQGKRVIIRNQDSITSLAEQVENASGIIQELEKNALDINAILSTISDIAEQTNLLALNAAIEAARAGEQGRGFAVVADEVRVLSQRTHSSTDEIREMIETLQKNSVSAVESMERSQNLAQSSVDDANNATEALEQIAASIQQISDMASHISNAASEQRTVTGEVSKNIQLVNDVSDKMSTEADNSRHLSEELRGIAQQLNTQVQLFKY; encoded by the coding sequence ATGGGTGGTAACAGCATGTCGATAAAAAACAAACTGACTCTGATATTTGTTGTCATCATTTTTGCAATGACAATGATTCAAACATACGTCACAGGTAAACAACTGTTAAATGAGACGTACCGTTCAGTGCAACAATATTCGAATACACTAACGACTTCTAATGTATCGGGTATTGAGAAGTGGATTGAAGGCCGAATTAACGTAGTGAATGCTGCGAAAGACGCCTTCAAATACACAAGCTCACCAGAGAGCTACTTTACTCAAAGTACTAATGCTGGTCGTTTCCAAATCGCCTATGCAGGTCTTTCTGACGGCCGCTTTTTGCAAGGTGTTGATCTACCAGTTCCAGAAGGCTATGACCCACGCACTCGAGACTGGTATAAAACCCCTATGGCTCAAGGTCGCACTGTCGTGACAGAACCATACTTAGACGTTGCAACTAATGAATTGGTTGTGACAATCGCCTCTCCCTTTAATACCAATGGATACTCGGGCGTTATTGGCGCTGACTTAAACCTGACTGCGTTGGTCAACGACATTGTTAACGTTGAACAACCTGGTGTTTATGCATTCCTTGTAGATGGTTCAGGAAAAATTGTTGCTCATAAAGATCGTTCACTGACTCTAAAATCGGTCTCAAACATCTCTAACAACCTGTCTGCACAAAAGATCAAAGCGATCGCAAGTAGCCCTGAGTTTGAAGAACTGCTTATCGGCGGATCAGAATCTTTCCTTTCTGCACAAAAAGTTCCTCACACTGATTGGTATTTCACGATAGTGATTGATAAAACCAAATCTTTCGCATCTTACCGCTCACTACTACGCCAATCTGCAATCTTTGGCATGTTGCAATTGGTCGTGATCGCCTTCGTCGCAATGTTTGTGATTAAGAAAGCCCTAGCACCGCTAACCACCCTAAGTACAGCAATGGAAGCGCTGTCAAAAGGCAACGGTGACCTTACACAACGTATTTCTGTGAACAGTAAAGATGAGATTGGAACGCTGGCGCTACACGTTAATGCCTTTATTGCCAAGCTCCAAGAAATTGTTCGTGACATCGCCCATTCGTCTAGTCAACTTAATGAGCAATCTGAGGTAAGTACCAATGTTGCTCGCCAGACGAGCGACGGCTTAGCGGTTCAGCTTCATGAGATTTCACAAATCGCGACAGCCGTTCATGAGATGTCTGCAACAGCAGAAGAAGTGGCGAACAATGCTCAGATGACTGCAGATTCAGCAATCAGCTCAACGGAGAACTGCGAACAAGGTAAGCGCGTTATCATCCGCAACCAAGACTCAATCACGAGCTTGGCGGAGCAAGTGGAGAATGCATCAGGCATTATTCAGGAACTGGAGAAGAACGCGTTAGATATTAATGCGATTCTATCGACCATTTCAGACATTGCAGAACAAACTAACCTGCTCGCACTTAACGCGGCAATTGAAGCAGCTCGCGCTGGCGAACAAGGCCGTGGATTCGCCGTTGTTGCTGATGAGGTCCGTGTACTTTCTCAACGTACTCACAGTTCGACAGATGAGATCCGTGAAATGATCGAAACATTGCAGAAAAACAGTGTTTCTGCAGTTGAATCGATGGAACGCAGTCAGAACCTAGCACAATCGAGTGTCGATGATGCAAATAATGCGACAGAAGCGCTAGAGCAAATTGCTGCGTCAATCCAACAAATCTCGGATATGGCCTCTCACATATCGAATGCGGCCTCCGAACAACGCACAGTAACAGGCGAAGTGAGTAAGAATATCCAGCTGGTTAATGATGTATCTGACAAGATGTCGACGGAAGCGGATAATTCGCGTCATTTATCTGAAGAACTACGTGGCATCGCGCAGCAGTTAAATACTCAAGTCCAGCTATTTAAGTACTAA
- a CDS encoding amino acid aminotransferase, translating to MFSHLPKPTLDPILSLSVAYRGDERPNKVDLGIGVYRNNQGETPIMKAVSMAQDIVVENQKTKAYVGLAGCEEFNQSMIDLLLKGTSAMDRVAAIQTPGASGALRMLGDLMKVAQPDTTVWISNPSYVNHQPVMEAAGLKVKHYSYFSPETKQVDTARMLEELSHAGPNDVVLLHGCCHNPTGADIDFAAWQEITALSQKNGFLPFVDIAYQGFGDGLEEDAKGLQFMADNVEEMLITTSCSKNFGLYRERTGAAIVVGKNSQDVGNAKGKLLTLARSTYTMPPDHGAALVKTILQNQELTRIWKQELSEMQGRLLNLRQTLCNELRNTHNTSHFDFIESHKGMFTVLGFKETQMNQLREEYGIYGVGDGRINIAGLSESHIPYVANAIANVSK from the coding sequence ATGTTTTCACATCTACCAAAACCAACTTTAGATCCTATTCTCTCTCTTTCTGTGGCTTATCGTGGCGATGAACGCCCAAATAAAGTCGACCTAGGTATTGGCGTTTACCGCAATAACCAAGGTGAAACGCCGATTATGAAGGCGGTTTCAATGGCCCAAGATATTGTCGTTGAAAATCAAAAAACCAAAGCTTACGTTGGCCTAGCGGGTTGCGAAGAGTTTAATCAAAGTATGATTGACCTATTGTTGAAAGGAACGTCAGCAATGGATCGCGTAGCCGCAATTCAAACACCTGGTGCGAGTGGTGCATTGCGTATGTTGGGCGACCTGATGAAGGTAGCACAGCCAGACACTACGGTTTGGATCTCTAATCCAAGTTACGTTAACCATCAACCAGTGATGGAAGCGGCAGGACTTAAAGTTAAACACTACTCTTACTTTAGTCCTGAGACAAAACAGGTTGATACAGCAAGAATGCTTGAAGAGCTGTCGCACGCGGGCCCTAATGATGTCGTCCTTCTACATGGATGTTGTCATAACCCAACAGGTGCAGACATCGATTTTGCAGCTTGGCAAGAAATCACAGCGCTTTCACAGAAGAATGGTTTCCTTCCATTTGTTGATATCGCTTATCAAGGTTTTGGTGATGGTCTTGAAGAAGATGCGAAAGGTCTTCAATTCATGGCTGACAATGTTGAAGAGATGCTAATTACAACATCATGCTCGAAAAACTTCGGTTTGTACCGTGAGAGAACGGGCGCGGCGATTGTTGTCGGCAAAAATAGCCAAGATGTTGGTAATGCCAAAGGTAAACTTCTTACTCTTGCTCGCTCTACTTACACTATGCCGCCAGATCACGGTGCAGCATTAGTTAAAACTATTCTTCAAAATCAAGAGCTAACACGTATTTGGAAACAAGAATTGAGTGAGATGCAAGGCCGTTTGTTAAATCTTCGCCAAACATTATGCAATGAATTGCGAAATACTCATAACACGTCACACTTTGACTTCATTGAAAGCCATAAAGGTATGTTTACTGTACTAGGCTTTAAAGAAACTCAAATGAATCAACTACGTGAAGAGTATGGCATTTATGGTGTTGGTGATGGTCGCATCAACATTGCAGGTCTTTCAGAGTCTCATATTCCTTATGTAGCTAACGCAATCGCTAATGTATCAAAATAA
- a CDS encoding AraC family transcriptional regulator, translating into MSEKQECYEISESTHQEFVDQSHVLAFEQLGIVQCGTASCREFFSVYRKNQQKHMLLFTVRGKGWLESGACRYILEPGSCITVPAGIENGFGIEEETWQIAWIFLSPDKQWLNIDNEILYTLTPAAEVVASCIHTLLRSISLPIDLGGAIAIHSVAQIEALINAPIPQPQSRNEIRLKRVFDNAQKQLHKEWSIQDLANLFPCSEPHFHRLCRRYYSHSPMTHLMRMRMEYAARLLRSSDWSIQHIGEIVGYPNAANFSTRFKAWSGMTPRQFKQNIPQ; encoded by the coding sequence ATGAGTGAAAAGCAAGAGTGTTATGAGATATCTGAGAGTACTCATCAAGAATTTGTCGACCAAAGCCATGTATTAGCGTTTGAGCAGCTTGGAATTGTTCAGTGTGGCACGGCTTCTTGTCGCGAATTCTTTTCCGTCTATCGCAAAAACCAACAGAAACATATGCTGTTATTTACCGTGCGCGGTAAAGGGTGGTTAGAGAGTGGCGCATGTCGATACATTCTCGAACCAGGCTCATGCATCACTGTGCCTGCAGGTATCGAAAATGGTTTCGGTATTGAGGAAGAAACCTGGCAGATAGCTTGGATTTTCCTATCTCCAGATAAACAGTGGTTAAACATCGACAATGAAATTCTTTATACATTAACGCCTGCGGCAGAGGTTGTTGCTTCTTGTATACACACCTTGCTGAGAAGTATCTCACTACCGATTGATCTTGGTGGTGCGATCGCTATTCATAGTGTCGCGCAAATTGAAGCATTGATTAACGCTCCCATTCCTCAACCGCAATCTCGCAATGAAATCCGATTAAAGCGAGTCTTCGACAATGCGCAAAAGCAATTGCATAAAGAGTGGAGCATTCAGGATTTGGCGAACCTATTTCCATGCTCTGAACCGCACTTTCATAGGTTGTGTCGGCGTTACTACTCTCACAGCCCTATGACACACCTTATGCGCATGAGAATGGAATATGCGGCGCGGTTGCTGCGCTCAAGTGACTGGTCAATACAGCACATTGGCGAGATCGTCGGCTATCCGAATGCGGCAAACTTTAGTACTCGGTTTAAGGCATGGTCAGGAATGACCCCAAGGCAGTTTAAACAAAATATACCGCAATAG